CCATTTACATCCGTATATTTGACATATAAATAACTACTGGGCTTAAACATGTTAATTCCCTTTAAATAGTTAACACCATAAATAATTACGCTTAATGCGAGAATGGTTACTAGTCCTATTTTAACTTCTTTATTAAAGTATTTAGTGATCATAATTTTTATCTTTTTCTTTTTTTGAATTCTGCTATAGCTTTGTTTATGTCTATTCTTTTTCCATTCTTAAAGGCAATGATGAATGCGTCTTTGAATAGGCGGCTTATGGAACGTCTCGTTTTTAATATTTGGTTATAGTCGTCAGAAGCGCCATAAGTATATTTGTATAGATTATTTTCTTTGTAGATATCTACCTTTTTAAGGTTTTTAAAATGTTTGTCGTTTGTAGATAATTTCTTGGTGGAAGTCAGAATTTGTATTTTGAAAATGAGATTTTGGGAGGAATCTCTGAGGTCCCTTGTCGTTTTTTCTTTTGTAATATTGTTTCTCTTTTCTTCAGGAATAATGGTTCGGCTTGTTCCGGTTAATCGAATCTCTTGCTCTTTTTTGTAAGTCAGGAATGCTCGATAAATTCCACGTGCCATTGACTTTATACCATTATTACTGTTTAGAAATCTTTCTTCTTTAGGGGTTGAAATGAAGCCCAATTCAACTAAAATACTAGGCATGGCACTTGCCTTTAACACTAGAAAACCAGCTTGATGTACCCCTCTGTCTATTCGTTTGCATGTGTTTCGGAATTCTTTCTGAACTAATGAAGCAAGATGAACACTCTGCGACATATATTTGTCTTGCATAAACTCGAAAATAATATATGATTCTGCAGAATTAGGGTTAAAGCCAGCATAGCGTGTTCTATAATCATTTTCATAGAGAATCACTGAATTCTCTCGCTTAGCTACTGCTAAATTAGCTTTAGATTTAGCTAAACCAAGTGTCCAAGTAGAAGCTCCTTGAACTGTTCTAGAACCCCCAACAGAATTTGTGTGAATGGATATGAAAAGATCTGCTTTTGCATTATTAGCTATTTCGGCACGTCGATCAAGTGGGATAAATATATCTGATTTGCGGGTAAATATTACCTTGATATCACTATTGTTTTTTTTGATGAGTTTGCCGAATGCGAGTGCTACATTCAGATTTATATTTTTTTCTTTGGAGAAACTTCCCAATGCGCCAGGATCATGTCCTCCATGTCCAGGGTCAATAACTACTACAAAATCATTGCCCCAGATGCTGGTACATAAAGATGGAGCCCACAGTGATAGACCAATGATAAGCAGTAATATGTATTTTCTCAGTTGTATCATATCATAATAATACGCAAATGTAGTAGAATTTTGCTGAAACTAATTCATTTGATTCTAAGTTTTGACTTTTTTGAGAATTTCTGCTGACTATAAAATTATGCGTGCACAGATTTCTTTTGAAATTGTGCACGTATTTTATTGACTTATTTAAAACTTTTCCTTACTTGAAATTAATTCGATATTTGAACCCTGCCCTAAACCAAAAACCAGGTTGTGGAATATTTCCAAAATCATAATAACTTTTATTTAAAAGATTATTGCCTTCTACGTATAGATTATATTTGTAGTCATTCCATGAGATTTTTAAATCGAGAAGGGAGAAAGCAGGATAGGATATAAGATCTCCTGTTGATTGATGATTAGTGTCATATTTGATGTATCCGCCCATGCGATTTTGCCAGCGAAAAGCCCATTCAGCGTTTAATTTTTTCCAAATATGGTGATCTAAGCGTGCAACAAATTTGTGACGAAGATACTCTAATGCGTTGCTTGATTTGAATATTTCTTGATCGTCATGCCTGTTTTGATAAATATAATTATAGCTGATATTTAGTTTGTCTAAAATACTATTTTGATTTATCAAATTTCGAAAACTTAATGTAGAAGATATTTCAACTCCCATATTATCCAACCTGAAATTTGCCGAATGATATGAATCGTTAGCTGAATACATTACCCAATCAATCATGTCTGTTCCTTTTTGGAAAAATCCCTTTACATTAGTTCTTAAAAAAGAAGAGCGATATTGTATTCCGAGATTTAATGCTTGCGCTTTTTCCGGTTTTAGTCCTATATTTCCTTGTTGTGTGGGGCTTTTGTAAAATAGATCTGTAAAAGTGGGCATGCGAAGTGACATATTCCATGATGCAAAGATTTTCCAGTTATATGATGGTCGAAAAGAGAGATCAATGCCCGGATATAAACGATATTTATGGTCAAGTGCGGTATTCATATTGGCAAGTACTCCCATTGAAATTGTTACTTTGGGTAATAAAATATTATGTTCCAGATAATAACTTATGTTAGTACGATTGTCCTTTTTTGTATACTGTATTCCTTTCTCTCCAGGAACATCTACGTATTGGCTCGCGTCTAGCGGGCGTCCTAAATTAGTACTTAAGATACCTTCATTCCTTATTTCTGATCCAAAAGCAGTCTTTCCAAATGTAGAGTTTAAATAGGCATTTAAGTTTATTCCATAGACATCTGTCATGTGAAAATTTTCTGCGGTATGAGTATTACGTATTAATTGAAAATGATCATTCCAATGATTCCAATAAAGGCTAGGAGTGAAATGAAATCTTCCTTTAGTTTCTGCTTGAACGGAAATGAGATGTCGATTAACTTCTTCATATTGGTTAGGATAGGCAGCTGAATAAAATGTGTTAGCTCCAAATTTTTGCTTGCTCATGCCCATTTGCCATCGTATATCTACTTCTTTATCTGAATATGTACCGTGGTAATATGCTCGTTTTGTGTGAAAATCACTATTCTCTGTACCCCCGTCGCTACGATTGTAACTAGCTGATATTTGTTGGCTGAAAGCTCCTTTAGTAATATTTACTCTTCCTCCCCTATCAAAAAGTCCATAACTCCCCCCAGATATATTTATAGCTGCGTGACTTTTGGGGTCATTTTTAGTTATAATGTTAATAGCTCCGGTAAAAGCTGAAGTTCCAAAAACTCTTGAAGCGGCTCCTTCAAGTATTTCTATTCGTTCGATATCGTCTATGGAAACTGGAAAATCGGCCGTGAGATGCCCTGTTTGGGGACTGCTGATATTTATCCCGTTGAGAAGAATGGTGGTTTGGTCAAAGGTGCCTCCTTGTACAAGAATATCGGTTTGAACTCCGAATCCTCCTCGTTGGCGGATGTCTACTCCTGCAACATATTTGAGCAGATCATTAATACTGTGTACTGCCGCTGCTTGAATTTCATCACGAGAAAGTACAGTCACCATCTTCACTGACTGTGCCTCTGTCAATGGAACGCGTGTACCGCTTACTTCAACCTCTTCTAGTTCGTGGTTCCTCAGTTGTTCTGTTGTCTCATTTTGTGCAGAAGTAATATTAACATTTGCAAATAAAAGGGTGGATACAATCAGTACTCCAATGTTAATTTCCTTCTTTAAACTACAGAACGCAGAGTAACCTTTGTGGTTGAACTTTTTCCAACGGATAGCGTTTCGTTGGGTTAATTTGTTTTCTTTCATTTTACTATATTTTTTAATAAAAAACGTTGCAAAGATAGTATTATTCGTTATTTCGCTTTTACTTTGTAGTTATAATTAAAATAAGAATTGGAATGCTGAAGTTTATTAAAGACTGGACCTTACCTATCTCATTGCTGACTGGAGCCATTGGATATCAGGTGTTTACGATGTTTGCAATTCTAACTCCTTTTCTTATTTTTACGATGCTGCTTTTAACTTTTAGTAAAGTCTCCCCAAAGGATTTGAAAATAAAACGCTCTCATTTGTGGTTACTTTCTATTCAGATTTTAGGTGCTTTAATCGTTTATGGTCTTCTTTATAAATTTAATAAATTGGTTGCTGAAGGGGTAATGGTGTGCGTTATTTGTCCCACTGCGACTGCTGCCGCGGTAATAACGTCTAAATTAGGAGGTAGCGCTGCAAGCGTAACGACCTATACTCTTCTTGCCAATATTGGAGCAGCTGTTGCTGTACCTCTCTTTTTCCCCATGGTTGAACTTAATCCCAATGTTACTTTTGCCTATTCTTTCTGGCTTATATTAAGTAAAGTATTTCCTTTGCTTATTTGTCCGTTCCTAATGGCTTGGCTGATACAGAAATTTCTCCCTAAGCTTCATCATGTACTATCTCATTATCATGATTTAGCTTTTTACCTTTGGGCATGTTCTCTCACAATTGTGTCAGCCCAGACTGTTTCTTCTTTAATTAATAGCCCCGCTGATGGTCTCACAGAATTGATGATTGCTTTCGGGGCATTGATTGCTTGTGGTTTACAGTTCTTTTTGGGAAATAAGATAGGTGGCTTATATAACGATCACATCGGTGGCTCTCAATCCTTGGGACAGAAGAATACAATTTTGGCTATTTGGATGGCTCATACATACCTTAATCCTCTTTCTTCTGTGGGACCGGGCTCATATGTTCTATGGCAAAATATTGTGAACTCTTGGCGATTGTGGAGAAAACGTCAAGGAGATGAAAGAAATTAACTTTCTTTCTTTATAATAACATTGCTATAAGGATATGGTATTTCAATATTTTCTTTATCGAAAAGTTCTTTTATAGATTTTAATAAATCACATTTCATCACAAATGCATCACCTGATGTACTTGCCCAAGCCCACGCTTTAAGAGTGATAGAGGAGTCTCCCAAGTTAGTCACTCTAATTGGCACTTGAGGAATACCTTTTTCTTTGTCTTCATTGCTACGATGATCTATTAAGAGAGGATGTTTCATTATCTCACTACGCATCAACGACATCGCTTTATCTAAATCAGCATTATAAGAAACCCCTATTTCGATGAAACTACAGATCTCTAATTCGCTAAGTGTTGAATTAATAATCGTACTAGTATTGATTTTACTATTCGGAATAATAATC
This window of the uncultured Bacteroides sp. genome carries:
- a CDS encoding N-acetylmuramoyl-L-alanine amidase, whose amino-acid sequence is MIQLRKYILLLIIGLSLWAPSLCTSIWGNDFVVVIDPGHGGHDPGALGSFSKEKNINLNVALAFGKLIKKNNSDIKVIFTRKSDIFIPLDRRAEIANNAKADLFISIHTNSVGGSRTVQGASTWTLGLAKSKANLAVAKRENSVILYENDYRTRYAGFNPNSAESYIIFEFMQDKYMSQSVHLASLVQKEFRNTCKRIDRGVHQAGFLVLKASAMPSILVELGFISTPKEERFLNSNNGIKSMARGIYRAFLTYKKEQEIRLTGTSRTIIPEEKRNNITKEKTTRDLRDSSQNLIFKIQILTSTKKLSTNDKHFKNLKKVDIYKENNLYKYTYGASDDYNQILKTRRSISRLFKDAFIIAFKNGKRIDINKAIAEFKKRKR
- a CDS encoding TonB-dependent receptor; amino-acid sequence: MKENKLTQRNAIRWKKFNHKGYSAFCSLKKEINIGVLIVSTLLFANVNITSAQNETTEQLRNHELEEVEVSGTRVPLTEAQSVKMVTVLSRDEIQAAAVHSINDLLKYVAGVDIRQRGGFGVQTDILVQGGTFDQTTILLNGINISSPQTGHLTADFPVSIDDIERIEILEGAASRVFGTSAFTGAINIITKNDPKSHAAINISGGSYGLFDRGGRVNITKGAFSQQISASYNRSDGGTENSDFHTKRAYYHGTYSDKEVDIRWQMGMSKQKFGANTFYSAAYPNQYEEVNRHLISVQAETKGRFHFTPSLYWNHWNDHFQLIRNTHTAENFHMTDVYGINLNAYLNSTFGKTAFGSEIRNEGILSTNLGRPLDASQYVDVPGEKGIQYTKKDNRTNISYYLEHNILLPKVTISMGVLANMNTALDHKYRLYPGIDLSFRPSYNWKIFASWNMSLRMPTFTDLFYKSPTQQGNIGLKPEKAQALNLGIQYRSSFLRTNVKGFFQKGTDMIDWVMYSANDSYHSANFRLDNMGVEISSTLSFRNLINQNSILDKLNISYNYIYQNRHDDQEIFKSSNALEYLRHKFVARLDHHIWKKLNAEWAFRWQNRMGGYIKYDTNHQSTGDLISYPAFSLLDLKISWNDYKYNLYVEGNNLLNKSYYDFGNIPQPGFWFRAGFKYRINFK
- a CDS encoding transporter → MLKFIKDWTLPISLLTGAIGYQVFTMFAILTPFLIFTMLLLTFSKVSPKDLKIKRSHLWLLSIQILGALIVYGLLYKFNKLVAEGVMVCVICPTATAAAVITSKLGGSAASVTTYTLLANIGAAVAVPLFFPMVELNPNVTFAYSFWLILSKVFPLLICPFLMAWLIQKFLPKLHHVLSHYHDLAFYLWACSLTIVSAQTVSSLINSPADGLTELMIAFGALIACGLQFFLGNKIGGLYNDHIGGSQSLGQKNTILAIWMAHTYLNPLSSVGPGSYVLWQNIVNSWRLWRKRQGDERN